One Parafrankia irregularis DNA window includes the following coding sequences:
- a CDS encoding DUF2203 domain-containing protein, producing the protein MDQIFSVDEARALMPEIHERAAEFVARRADLTELSAALSEGASSPKGGLAEMKALQAWLSEALAWFPAHGIQVKGAAPLLIDFPSVLDGESVLLCWIEGEPELAWYHRADLGFAARRRLPD; encoded by the coding sequence GTGGACCAGATCTTCTCCGTTGACGAGGCCCGTGCCCTGATGCCCGAAATCCACGAACGCGCCGCCGAATTCGTGGCGCGTCGGGCTGATCTCACGGAGCTCAGCGCGGCCCTCTCCGAAGGCGCGTCATCGCCGAAGGGCGGCCTCGCCGAGATGAAGGCCCTGCAGGCCTGGCTGTCCGAAGCGCTGGCCTGGTTTCCAGCCCACGGCATCCAGGTCAAGGGGGCCGCTCCGCTCCTGATCGACTTCCCTTCTGTCCTCGACGGCGAGAGCGTGCTCCTCTGCTGGATCGAGGGCGAGCCCGAGCTCGCCTGGTACCACCGGGCCGACCTCGGTTTCGCGGCCCGGCGCCGCCTCCCGGACTAG